GAAGAAACATTTTGGGAAAATAATGATAATGGAAATACTAGTTATAAATCTTCAAAAATTATTTTAGGAATGTTATTAAAATATTATAATATAAAATCTATGATAGATGTAGGATGTGGTATAGGGGCATGGTTAAAATCAGCTATAGAATTTGGAATTGATGATGTAGTGGGAATAGATTGTAATGAAATATCAGAAGAAAAATTATTAGTTCCAAGAAAATATATAAAAATAGATAATTTAGAAACTCATAAAAATATTTATTTAAAAAAATACGATATAGCTGTATCTCTTGAAGTAGCTGAACATCTATCTCCAGAATATTCTGAAAATTTTATAAAAATGCTTACTAGCTATAGTGATATAGTATTATTTTCAGCAGCAATACCAAATCAAATAGGTACAAATCATATAAATTGTCAAAAACCAGAGTTCTGGTTTAAATATTTTGATCAACTGGAATATAAGTGTTTTGATTTTAGATATGAATTGATGTCTTTAAATATCTCTCCATCATATTCTCAAAATATTTTATTATATGTTCATAAAAATATTGCTAATAAATTTAATAATTTTCTTTACACAGAAAAACCTGTATTCTTTTATCATCCTTTTTTTGTTCAATTTATAATTGATAATAATGATGTATTTAATTTAGAGATAATTAGATTAAATAATTATATTTTAGAATTAAATAATAAAAAAAATGAGAATTTTGATACATATGAGAAATATTTTAATTTACTAACAATATTTAATTTTACTTTATTTGGTATTAATTTTTTTTTTTTAAAGTTATGACGCATGATGCTATTACTACAATATTAGACCAAGCTTATTAATTTTAATCATCATTTTTAGGTGAATATTTATGAGGRTGTTTGTGAAGATAGTCTATTAATTTTTTATTAGGCTTATATTTACTCACAGAAGG
The Brachyspira sp. SAP_772 genome window above contains:
- a CDS encoding methyltransferase domain-containing protein, which gives rise to EETFWENNDNGNTSYKSSKIILGMLLKYYNIKSMIDVGCGIGAWLKSAIEFGIDDVVGIDCNEISEEKLLVPRKYIKIDNLETHKNIYLKKYDIAVSLEVAEHLSPEYSENFIKMLTSYSDIVLFSAAIPNQIGTNHINCQKPEFWFKYFDQLEYKCFDFRYELMSLNISPSYSQNILLYVHKNIANKFNNFLYTEKPVFFYHPFFVQFIIDNNDVFNLEIIRLNNYILELNNKKNENFDTYEKYFNLLTIFNFTLFGINFFFLKL